The following coding sequences are from one Musa acuminata AAA Group cultivar baxijiao chromosome BXJ2-4, Cavendish_Baxijiao_AAA, whole genome shotgun sequence window:
- the LOC135584825 gene encoding autophagy-related protein 8C-like, whose protein sequence is MAKSSFKLEHPLERRQAEAARIREKYPDRIPVIVEKAERSDIPDIDKKKYLVPADLTVGQFVYVVRKRIKLSAEKAIFIFVKNSLPPTAAMMSAIYEENKDEDGFLYMTYSGENTFGSV, encoded by the exons ATGGCGAAGAGTTCCTTCAAGTTGGAGCATCCCCTCG AAAGGAGGCAAGCAGAGGCTGCTCGTATCAGGGAGAAGTATCCTGATAGGATTCCT GTAATTGTGGAGAAGGCTGAAAGAAGTGACATTCCAGATATTGACAAGAAGAA GTACCTGGTTCCTGCTGATCTGACAGTAGGACAATTTGTTTATGTGGTCCGCAAGAGGATTAAGCTCAGTGCCGAGAAGGCCATCTTCATCTTTGTGAAGAATTCTCTGCCACCCACAG CTGCTATGATGTCTGCAATCTACGAGGAGAACAAGGATGAGGATGGTTTTCTCTACATGACTTACAGCGGGGAGAACACATTTGGATCTGTTTAA